From Vicinamibacterales bacterium, a single genomic window includes:
- a CDS encoding Smr/MutS family protein: MGVHRIPIESSLDLHAFHPRDIPSVVEEYIRAAHEAGLREVRLVHGRGAGIQRGIVQSVLERHPMVAAFHDAPESHLGATVAMLRLEKGD; encoded by the coding sequence GTGGGCGTCCATCGAATCCCGATCGAGAGCAGCCTCGATCTGCACGCGTTCCACCCCAGGGATATCCCCTCGGTGGTCGAGGAATACATCCGGGCCGCGCACGAGGCCGGCTTGCGCGAGGTCCGTCTCGTTCACGGCCGCGGCGCCGGCATCCAGCGCGGGATCGTGCAATCGGTGCTGGAGCGCCATCCGATGGTGGCGGCGTTCCACGACGCGCCCGAATCACATCTCGGGGCGACGGTGGCGATGCTGCGATTGGAGAAGGGGGATTAG
- the queF gene encoding preQ(1) synthase: protein MSLETFPNPQPGRDYEISIRCPEFTSVCPKTGLPDFGEIRIAYTPDRLCIELKALKYYLLEFRSKGIFYEAVTNQILDDLVAACAPRKMTVVGDFTARGGISTSVTATYEKGGSPA from the coding sequence TGGAGACGTTCCCCAACCCGCAGCCCGGCCGCGACTACGAGATTTCCATCCGCTGTCCCGAATTCACCTCGGTGTGTCCCAAGACCGGCCTGCCCGATTTCGGCGAGATCCGGATCGCGTATACCCCCGACCGTCTCTGCATCGAGTTGAAAGCATTGAAGTACTACCTGCTGGAGTTCCGCAGCAAGGGCATCTTCTACGAGGCGGTCACCAACCAGATCCTCGACGATCTGGTCGCCGCCTGCGCCCCCCGGAAGATGACGGTCGTCGGCGACTTCACCGCGCGCGGCGGGATTTCGACCTCGGTCACCGCGACCTACGAGAAGGGGGGATCTCCCGCCTGA